The Malus domestica chromosome 13, GDT2T_hap1 genome includes a window with the following:
- the LOC103452368 gene encoding peroxidase 5-like, translated as MEIGPRLITAAVFAVTLCSMITVPCSADEVNNPGNGLHVGFYDRKCPNLEEIVTDVVAKAVETDQKLPAGLIRLFFHDCFVKGCDASILLDSTPSNEPVEMQSPANGGIRGIEVIEEIKARLEQECPETVSCADILAFATREAVAFSGLPRHQVPAGRRDSRTSRASDVILPSPATPMDEIIDFFSRRNLTPEEMVVLFGAHSIGTVHCSFFDYRLYNFAPGQPQDPSLNPVFAADLAQQCPAPNTLQGEEAENKVVDLDTTPLVLDNHYYMNLIQGRALMQSDQALATNPRTGAEVAKLAIRSDSWARQFVRAIIKMGRINVLTGDAGEIRKNCRNFN; from the exons ATGGAGATAGGCCCTCGTTTAATTACAGCGGCGGTTTTTGCCGTCACCTTGTGTTCCATGATCACTGTTCCTTGTTCGGCAGATGAAGTGAACAACCCGGGGAATGGGTTGCATGTGGGATTTTACGATCGGAAATGTCCCAATTTGGAGGAAATTGTGACTGACGTTGTGGCCAAGGCTGTAGAGACGGACCAAAAGCTTCCTGCTGGCCTCATTCGCCTCTTTTTCCACGATTGCTTTGTGAAG GGATGCGATGCATCAATTCTGTTGGATTCAACGCCCTCTAACGAGCCCGTAGAGATGCAATCACCGGCCAACGGTGGAATCCGAGGTATCGAAGTCATTGAAGAGATCAAGGCTAGGCTAGAGCAGGAATGCCCGGAAACCGTCTCATGTGCCGACATACTAGCCTTTGCCACACGGGAAGCTGTGGCTTTCTCCGGTTTACCCCGTCACCAAGTCCCCGCTGGACGCCGCGACAGCCGCACTTCCCGTGCCTCCGACGTCATTCTTCCTTCTCCCGCAACACCAATGGACGAGATCATAGACTTCTTCTCCAGAAGAAACTTGACCCCAGAGGAAATGGTCGTCTTGTTTGGCGCGCACTCCATCGGCACCGTCCACTGCAGCTTCTTCGACTATAGGCTGTACAATTTCGCACCAGGTCAGCCGCAAGATCCTTCACTAAACCCAGTATTTGCGGCTGACCTGGCTCAACAGTGCCCTGCACCCAACACATTGCAGGGTGAGGAGGCTGAAAACAAGGTTGTTGACTTAGATACTACACCGCTTGTCCTGGACAATCACTACTACATGAACCTGATACAGGGGAGAGCATTGATGCAATCGGATCAGGCTCTGGCGACCAATCCTCGCACCGGCGCGGAGGTGGCGAAACTGGCTATTAGGTCTGATTCTTGGGCTCGGCAATTTGTTAGGGCCATAATTAAGATGGGGAGAATCAACGTTCTCACTGGGGATGCAGGAGAGATAAGAAAAAATTGTCGGAACTTTAACTAA
- the LOC103452014 gene encoding uncharacterized protein codes for MLTSLEKMIRLWIAALQFSELFVSSLFHMLYGFYIFSTAVAGDLSQALNDLLSKPNVSIQVKDEVAQRDLSANGSLPPIVLVHGIFGFGKGRLGSLSYFAGAEKKDDRVLVPDLGSLTSIYDRARELFYYLKGGRVDYGEEHSKACGHSQFGRIYEQGHYPEWDEDHPIHFVGHSAGAQVVRVLQQMLADKAFKGFENTNENWVLSLTSLSGAFNGTTRTYLDGFQPEDGKTLKPICLLQLCRLGVIIYDWFDIPWLKAYYNFGFDHFNLTWKKVGVRGLVDCLLGNSGPFASGDWILPDLTLQGSIRLNSHLHSFPNTYYFSYATKRTKKVLGVTVPSSIFGIHPLLFIRVLQMSQWRHPPDVSPPYKGYRDEDWQDNDGALNTISMTRPLLPIEHPSRFVKDESDCHPLQPGIWYYKIVEADHIFFIVNRERAGVQFDLIYDSIFERCRKHVFRKTPQTLPNETHH; via the exons ATGCTGACGAGTTTGGAGAAAATGATAAGACTATGGATTGCGGCGCTGCAATTTTCGGAGCTTTTTGTGAGCAGCTTGTTTCACATGCTGTACGGGTTCTATATCTTTAGCACCGCCGTGGCCGGTGATCTGTCGCAGGCGCTGAACGATTTGCTCTCGAAGCCGAACGTGAGCATTCAGGTGAAGGATGAGGTGGCACAGAGAGACCTGTCGGCCAATGGCAGCCTGCCACCTATTGTTTTGGTTCATGGGATATTTGGTTTTGGCAAAGGG AGATTGGGAAGTTTATCGTATTTCGCCGGGGCGGAGAAGAAGGATGACAGGGTTCTGGTGCCTGATTTGGGATCTCTTACGAGCATTTATGATAG GGCTCGTGAATTGTTCTACTATTTGAAGGGTGGGCGAGTCGATTATGGTGAAGAACACAGCAAGGCTTGTGGGCACTCACAATTCGGTCGAATTTACGAACAAG GGCACTACCCTGAATGGGATGAGGATCACCCTATTCACTTTGTCGGCCATTCAGCCGGAGCACAGGTTGTCCGTGTGCTGCAGCAAATGCTTGCTGATAAG GCGTTCAAGGGGTTTGAGAACACGAATGAGAATTGGGTACTGAGCTTAACATCATTGTCAGGAGCATTCAATGGGACAACAAGAACCTACTTGGATGGATTTCA GCCAGAAGATGGAAAAACTTTGAAACCAATTTGTCTGCTGCAGTTATGCCGGCTAGGAGTGATCATTTACGATTGGTTTGACATTCCCTGGCTGAAGGCTTATTACAACTTCGGATTTGATCACTTTAACCTCACATGGAAGAAAGTGGGTGTGAGGGGTCTTGTTGATTGCCTCTTGGGAAACTCAGGCCCGTTCGCTTCTGGTGATTGGATTCTCCCAGACCTAACACTTCAAGGCTCCATAAGACTTAACAGCCATCTCCATTCCTTCCCCAACACATATTACTTCAGCTATGCCACTAAGCGTACCAAGAAGGTGTTGGGTGTCACAGTTCCTTCAAGTATATTCGGAATTCATCCATTGCTTTTTATTAGAGTGTTGCAGATGAGCCAATGGCGTCACCCTCCAGATGTCTCTCCCCCATACAAAGGCTACAG GGATGAGGATTGGCAGGACAATGATGGCGCTTTGAATACCATCTCCATGACACGCCCTCTTCTTCCAATTGAACATCCAAGCCGGTTTGTAAAAGATGAATCAGATTGTCATCCCTTGCAACCGGGCATCTG GTACTACAAGATTGTGGAAGCCGATCACATATTCTTCATTGTGAATCGGGAGAGAGCCGGAGTTCAGTTTGATCTGATATACGACAGCATTTTCGAACGCTGCAGAAAGCATGTATTTAGAAAAACTCCTCAGACTTTACCGAACGAAACACACCATTAG
- the LOC103452373 gene encoding peroxidase 57-like has protein sequence MEMGPRLIATAVFVVILCSMIVVPCSADEVNNPGNGLHVGFYDRKCPNLEQIVTDVVAKAVERDQKLPAGLIRLFFHDCFVKGCDASILLDATPSDEPVEMQSPASGGIRGIEVIEEIKARLEQECPETVSCADILAFATREAVALSGLPRHQVPAGRRDSRTSRASDVILPSPATPMDEIIDFFSRRNLTPEEMVVLFGAHSIGAVHCNFFDYRLYNFAPGMPQDPSLNPVFAAELAQKCPAPNTLPAEEAKNRVVDLDATPLVLDNHYYTNLMQGRALMQLDQALGTDPRTGAEVAKLAIRSDSWARQFVRAIIKMGRINVLTGDAGEIRKNCRNFN, from the exons ATGGAGATGGGCCCTCGTTTAATTGCCACGGCAGTTTTTGTCGTCATCTTGTGTTCCATGATCGTCGTTCCTTGTTCGGCGGATGAGGTGAACAACCCGGGGAATGGGTTGCATGTTGGATTCTACGATCGGAAATGTCCCAATTTGGAGCAAATTGTAACTGACGTTGTGGCCAAGGCTGTAGAGAGGGACCAAAAGCTTCCTGCTGGCCTCATTCGCCTCTTCTTCCACGACTGCTTTGTGAAG GGATGCGATGCATCAATTCTGCTGGATGCCACGCCCTCTGACGAGCCCGTAGAGATGCAATCACCGGCCAGCGGTGGAATTCGAGGTATCGAAGTCATTGAAGAGATCAAGGCTAGGCTAGAGCAGGAATGCCCGGAAACCGTCTCCTGCGCCGACATACTAGCCTTTGCCACTCGGGAAGCTGTGGCTCTCTCCGGTTTACCCCGTCACCAAGTCCCCGCCGGACGCCGCGACAGCCGCACTTCCCGTGCCTCCGATGTCATTCTTCCTTCTCCCGCAACACCAATGGACGAGATCATAGACTTCTTCTCCAGAAGAAACTTGACCCCCGAGGAAATGGTCGTCTTGTTTGGCGCGCACTCCATCGGGGCGGTCCACTGCAACTTCTTCGATTACAGGCTGTACAATTTCGCACCAGGCATGCCACAAGACCCTTCACTAAACCCAGTGTTTGCGGCTGAGCTGGCTCAAAAGTGCCCTGCACCCAACACATTGCCAGCTGAGGAGGCTAAAAACAGGGTTGTCGACTTAGATGCCACACCGCTTGTCCTGGACAATCACTATTACACGAACCTGATGCAAGGGAGAGCATTGATGCAATTGGATCAGGCTCTGGGGACCGATCCTCGCACCGGCGCGGAGGTGGCGAAACTGGCTATTAGGTCTGATTCTTGGGCTCGGCAATTTGTTAGGGCCATAATTAAGATGGGGAGAATCAATGTTCTCACTGGAGATGCAGGAGAGATAAGAAAGAATTGTCGGAACTTTAACTAA
- the LOC103452012 gene encoding AP-1 complex subunit mu-2 → MAGAVSALFLLDIKGRVLIWRDYRGDVSAAQAERFFTKLIEKEVDPESHDPVVHDNGVSYLFIQHNNVYLMTASRQNCNAASLLFFLHRIVDVFKHYFEELEEESLRDNFVVVYELLDEMMDFGYPQYTEAKILSEFIKTDAYRMEVTQRPPMAVTNAVSWRSEGIRYKKNEVFLDVVESVNILVNSNGQIIRSDVVGALKMRTYLSGMPECKLGLNDRVLLEAQGRATKGKAIDLEDIKFHQCVRLARFENDRTISFVPPDGAFDLMTYRLSTQVKPLIWVECQIERHSKSRIEILVKARSQFKERSTATNVEIEVPVVSDATNPDVRTSLGSAAYAPESDALIWKIRSFPGGKEYMLRAEFRLPSVTAEESTPERKAPVRVKFEIPYFTVSGIQVRYLKIIEKSGYQALPWVRYITMAGEYELRLV, encoded by the exons ATGGCAGGGGCAGTCTCGGCGCTGTTCCTCCTAGACATCAAAGGCCGCGTTCTCATCTGGCGCGACTACCGCGGCGACGTCTCCGCCGCTCAAGCCGAGCGCTTCTTCACTAAGCTCATCGAGAAAGAG GTTGATCCGGAATCTCATGATCCAGTTGTTCACGATAATGGCGTGAGCTACTTGTTTATACAGCATAACAATGTTTACTTGATGACTGCGTCCAGGCAGAACTGCAATGCGGCTAGTCTTCTCTTCTTTCTACACCGAATAGTCGAT GTGTTCAAGCATTACTTTGAAGAGTTAGAAGAAGAATCGCTTAGGGATAACTTTGTGGTTGTG TATGAGTTGCTCGATGAAATGATGGACTTTGGTTACCCTCAGTATACTGAAGCCAAGATTCTCAGCGAATTTATCAAGACTGATGCTTACAGGATGGAAGTTACACAGAGACCTCCCATGGCCGTAACAAATGCGGTGTCTTGGCGAAGTGAAGGGATACGTTACAAGAAGAATGAG GTTTTCCTGGATGTGGTGGAGAGTGTTAATATACTAGTCAACAGCAATGGACAAATCATTAGGTCTGATGTTGTTGGTGCATTGAAGATGAGAACTTATTTGAG TGGTATGCCTGAATGTAAGCTGGGCTTAAATGATAGAGTGTTATTGGAGGCACAAGGGCGAGCAACAAAGGGAAAGGCCATTGATTTGGAAGACATCAAATTTCATCA GTGTGTTCGTTTGGCTCGGTTTGAAAATGACCGGACAATATCTTTTGTACCACCTGATGGAGCTTTTGATCTCATGACATATAGGCTGAGTACACAG GTTAAGCCTCTAATTTGGGTTGAATGTCAAATTGAAAGGCATTCAAAAAGTCGCATTGAGATTCTGGTAAAAGCTAGAAGCCAGTTCAAGGAGCGTAG TACTGCAACAAACGTTGAGATTGAGGTTCCTGTGGTATCTGATGCCACTAACCCTGATGTTCGGACATCATTAGGATCTGCCGCATATGCACCTGAAAGTGATGCGCTTATCTGGAAAATAAGATCTTTTCCCGGAGGCAAG GAATACATGTTGAGAGCAGAGTTTCGTCTGCCAAGTGTAACAGCTGAAGAATCAACTCCTGAGAGAAAAGCTCCTGTACGTGTGAAGTTCGAGATACCATATTTCACTGTTTCTGGAATACAG GTTCGTTACCTCAAGATTATTGAAAAAAGCGGATACCAAGCTCTTCCATGGGTGAGATACATAACCATGGCTGGCGAGTATGAATTAAGACTGGTATAA